The genomic interval AACCCCCGCCGAGTGCAGCGTCGCGCTCGGCGGTTTTCTGAACCCACGAGGACCCCCATGAAGAGTCGCGCCGCTGTCGCCTTTGCCGCTGGCAAGCCCCTCGAGATCGTCGAGATCGACGTCGCCCCGCCCCAGAAGGGCGAGGTGCTGGTCAAGATCACGCACACCGGCGTGTGCCACACAGACGCCTTCACGCTCAGCGGGGACGACCCGGAGGGCATCTTCCCGGCCGTGCTCGGGCACGAGGGCGGCGGCGTGGTGGTCGAGGTCGGCGAGGGTGTGACCAGCCTGGCCAAGGGCGACCGCGTCATCCCGCTCTACACAGCCGAGTGTCGCGAGTGCAAGTTCTGCAAGAGCGGCAAGACCAACCTGTGTCAGGCGGTGCGCGCCACGCAGGGGAAGGGCCTCATGCCGGACGGGACGTCGCGCTTCTCGTACGAGGGCAAGCCCATCTTCCACTACATGGGCTGCAGCACGTTCAGCGAGTACACGGTCGTGCCGGAGATCTCGCTCGCCAAGGTCAACGACCAGGCCCCGCTCGAGAAGGTCTGCCTGCTGGGCTGCGGCGTCACCACTGGCATCGGCGCGGTGCACAACACCGCCAAGGTGAAGGCGGGAGACAGCGTCGCCGTGTTCGGCCTGGGCGGCATCGGGCTGGCCGTGATCGTGGGCGCCAAGCAGGCGCAGGCGGGGCGCATCGTCGCGGTGGACATCAACCCCAGCAAGTTCGAGCTGGCCAAGCAGCTGGGCGCCACCGACTGCATCAACCCGAAGGACTACGACGGGCGACCCATCCAGGAGGTGATCGTCGAGCTCACCGACGGCGGCGTCGACTTCAGCTTCGAGTGCATCGGCAACGTGGAGGTCATGCGCGCGGCGCTCGAGTGCTGCCACAAGGGCTGGGGCGAGAGCGTCATCATCGGCGTGGCGGGCGCGGGCCAGGAGATCAAGACGCGGCCGTTCCAGCTGGTGACCGGGCGCGTCTGGCGCGGCACCGCCTTCGGCGGCGTGCGCGGGCGCACCGAGCTGCCGGGCATGGTGGAGCAGGCCATGCGCGGAGAGTTGGACCTCGACCCGTTCATCACGCACACGCTGCCGCTCGAGCGCATCAACGAGGCCTTCGACCTGATGCACGCGGGCGAGTCCATCCGCACCGTCATCCACTTCGATCGCTGAGCGCGAGAGCCCACGGAGCCGCATGGAACGCATCGAGTCCCACAAGCAGTTCGGAGGCGTGCAGGAGGTCTACCAGCACACGTCCGAGTCCCTCGGCGGCGACGCGCGCGTGGGCGTCTACCTGCCGCCCCAGGCGGCGGCGGGCCCCTGCCCGGTGCTGTACTTCCTGGCCGGTCTGACCTGCACCGAGCAGAACTTCATCACCAAGGCGGGGGCACAGCGCTTCGCGGCCGAGCACGGCATCATCCTCGTGGCACCGGACACCAGCCCGCGCGGCAAGGGCGTGCCCGACGACGACGCCTACGACCTCGGGCAGGGCGCGGGTTTCTACCTGAACGCCACGCAGGAGCCGTGGGCCACGCACTTTCACATGTACGACTACGTCGCGCAGGAGCTGCCCGCGTGGGTGGCGGCGAACTTCCCGGTGAGCGACCGGCGCGCGATCATGGGGCACTCCATGGGCGGCCACGGCGCGCTCGTGGTCGCACTGAAGAACCCGGGCATGTTCCGGAGCGCATCGGCCTTTGCGCCCATCGTCGCGCCCACGCAGGTCCCGTGGGGCCACAAGGCCTTCACAGCGTACTTGGGCGAGGACACGGCGCTGTGGAGGGAGTGGGACACGTGCGAGTTGGTCGCGACCGCGACCGAGAAGGTGCCGCTCTTGGTGGATCAGGGCACGGCCGACAACTTCCTCGACGCGCAGCTGCAGCCCGAGCGCCTCACGGCCGCGTGCGAGCGCGCGCAACACCCGCTGACGCTGCGCATGCAAGAGGGCTACGACCACAGCTACTACTTCATCAGCTCGTTCGTGGGCGACCACGTCGCGTTCCACGCGCAGCACCTGCGGGGCTGACCGTCTCGGGATGGACGCCGAGCGCGCCGTCGACTATGACGGTATCGGTGTCCACCGCACGAACCCACCAGCGAAGCACCCGCCACTCCGCATCCACTCGGCTCGCCGCCTCCCTCGCGGCCCTGACCCTCGCCTTGTGCGCGGGCTGCGGTGACGACGAAGCCAACCCCGCCGCGGCGCTCGGCGAACCCGACGTGTCCGGCTGGGACAGTACGGCGGCCCTCACCCTCTCCCCCGGCACGCCCCCGAGTGGCTTCGAAGACCTCGACGCCACCTACTACGACGGCGTCCCCTGCGGCCCGTTCGCGGAGACCGTCGTGGACCTCTTCGTGCCCACGGGTCTCACGGCCCCCGCCCCCCTGGTGCTGTTCTTCCATGGCGGCGGGTTCACCGGCGGCTCGCGCACCAACGCCTACGGGGGTAGCGTCGGCGACGACCTGCGCGCCCTGGTGGACGCGGGCGTCATCTACGGCACCGCCGACTACCGCCTGCTGCAAGAGCCCGACGCCGAGGGCGTGATCAAGCCCATGCACGACGGACAGGTGTGCCTGCAGTACCTGCGCCTGCACGCGGAGGAGCTGGGGCTGGACCCCACGCGCGTGGTGGTCATGGGCGTCTCGGCCGGCGCCGGCTTGAGCCTGTGGCTGGGCACGGCCAGCGAGCTCGCCGTCCGGAACCACCCGGAGCCCGTGCTGCGAGAGTCCACGCGGGTCAGCGGGGTGGTCGCGCTCGAGACGCAGGCCACGTACGACCTGGGGCGCTGGGACACCGACGTGTTCGTGGAGTACAACTTCGACCTCCTGGGCCTGGCCGCCGCCATCGGCCTCGACGGAAGGCTGCTCGCGTTCTACGGCATCACCGAGCTCGAGGACTTCGACTCGCCGGAGACGCTGCGCTACCGCGCCGCCGTCGACATGCTGGGCCTGATGAGCCACGACGACCCGCCGATCTTCGTACGCAACGAGAACACCCCCGTGTCGCGCCCGCTCACGCCCGACGTGGCGTTCCACCACCCGGACCACGCACGCGCCGTGCACGACCGCGCCGTCGAGGTGGGCGTCCCCGTGGTGGCGTACGCCCATGGGCGCGACCTGGTGGACCCGAGCGGCGAGACGGTGGTGGACTTCTCGCTGCGTGTGCTGGACGTCCAGGCCCCCTGAGGGGGCTCACGTCGCGGCCGCCGCGTGACCCGCGTCCGCATCGCAGCGCGCGACCAGCGCGCACGGCGCGTCGGTCACGGGCGCCGTGTGACCAGCGCGCCGTCGTGGATGCTGTCGCCGGGGTGGACGATGACCACGTCTCCCTCGTGCAGGCCACTCTGCACCTCGGCCGCGTCGGGGTTCTCGAGGCCCAGGGTGAGCGCGACCTTACGGGCCACGCCGTCGCGCACCACGTAGGCGGCCCACCCGTCACCGTCACGGAAGAGCGCGCTCGACGGAACGCGGAGCACGTCGTCCGCCGCGTCGACCTCGATGCGGGCTTCCACGCGGTAGCCGTCTGCCAGCCCGGCGCGCGCCTCGGGGGTGTCCTGCAGCTCGATCACCACGCGCACGCGCTGCTCCTCCACGCCCAGCGCGCTGCGCGTCGTGAACGCCGAGGGTTCCTTCACGCGCACCCGCCCGTGCAGGCTGCCCTCGCCGCCCCAGCGCACCAGCTCGACCGAGTCGCCGACCTCGACGGCGACGGCCTCCGTGGTGAGCACGTCCACGACCACCTCGAGCCGCCGGGGGTCGCCGATCTCGAGCAGCGGCTGACCCGCCTGCACCACGCCCGCGCTCTCGGCGAAGACGCGGAGTACCACGCCCTCCACGGGCGACAGCAACGGCAAGACGTCTCCGTCCGTGCCCTCACGGCTGAGGGAGGCACGCACCACGCGCACCTCGTGGTCGGCCACGCGCGCGGCGAAGCGGGCGCTCGATAGCGCCTCCTGGGCGCTCGTCGCTTCGTAGTGAGCGCGGTCCACGACGGCGCGCGCCACGCCGCCAGAGTTCACGAGGCCATCCACGCGGGCCTGCTCGCGCTCCGCGAACTGCGCGGCCGTCTCGGCGCGTGCGACCTCGGCCCGCACGCGCGCTTGGCTCGCGACCGCCGCGGCCAGGCTGGCCTCGGCCTGAGCCCGCGCACGGGGGTCCAAGAGGCCCACCTCCATGGCGTTCAGGTGCGCCACCACGTCGTCCGCGGCGACCGCGTCCCCGGGCTCGAGGGCGATGCGCGCGAGCGAGCCCGCGATGGGCGCCGACACGGTGTAGCGGTCGCTGACCCGCGTGCGCCCGTCGTCCTCGACCACGACCACCAGCCGCCCCTGCGTGACCAGCGCCGTATCGACGGGCTGTGGCTTGGGCTGCGAGGCCGTGTAGACGGCGGCCACGAAGCCTACGGCGAGCAGCGCGTAGACGAGGTAGCGGAGGTTGCGGCGGAGGCTTGCGCGTTCACTCATGGGGTCATTCCCTTGTCTTCAGCGTGCCGATCAGGTCGAGCGAGTCGAGCCGACGGCGGACGATGTAGCCCGCCACGAGCGAGGCCACCACAGTGACCACGGCGGCCGTGGCGTAGCTTCCGGAGTCGATCACGGCGGGCATGCGGAAGGCCTCGGGGTCCACGTTGGACATCATGCCGTCCAACATCTTGCGCCCCAGCCACAGCCCGAAGGGCAACGCGAGGCCCACCTGCAGCGTCAGCTCGCCCAGCAGCACCGCGCCGATCTCGGCCTTGGTGAACCCGAGGATGCGCATGGAGGCTAGGTCGCGCTGACGCGCGTTGAGCGTGATGCGCGCGTTGTTGTAGACCACGCCGATGGTGATGGCCGCCGCGAAGAGGGCGATGACCAGCGCAAACACGTCCATCGAGCGGCCGCTCTGCTCGGCGAACTGCCGGATGGCGCGCTTGGCATTGCCCGACGAGCCCACCAACGGCAGCTCGTCGACGCGCGCCTGGACGCTCCCTTCGAGGCGGGCGTCCACGGAGAGCAGGACCTGGTCGATGGTCACCGGCTCGCGCAGCAGGCGGTGCAGCTCCGCCAGGCTCATGTGGCCCGCCATGCCCATCGCCTCGCTCACCACGCCCGCGACCGGAATGTCGAGTGTGCGCCGCGCGCCCGTCAGCGTGCGCACCCGCACGTGCTCTCCCGGTGCCACGCCCAGGCGCTCGGCGAGGATGTCGGTCAGGATCACGCCGTGACGCGGGATGGGCTGCTCGTGCCCTGCCAGGTCACGCAGCGGCCGCAGCCGGTGCGGGTCGGGGTAGCCGTTGATGACCGCCGCCCGCATGCGCGGCCCGGCCTCGAAGCGCACGGGCAGGGCGCGCATCCCCTCCGCGCGTCGCACACCTTCGATCGCGCGGAACGTCGAGAGCTCGGCCTGCGGCACGGGCGAACGCAGGATCACGGTGAGGTCCTCGCGCTG from Sandaracinaceae bacterium carries:
- a CDS encoding alpha/beta hydrolase fold domain-containing protein — its product is MSTARTHQRSTRHSASTRLAASLAALTLALCAGCGDDEANPAAALGEPDVSGWDSTAALTLSPGTPPSGFEDLDATYYDGVPCGPFAETVVDLFVPTGLTAPAPLVLFFHGGGFTGGSRTNAYGGSVGDDLRALVDAGVIYGTADYRLLQEPDAEGVIKPMHDGQVCLQYLRLHAEELGLDPTRVVVMGVSAGAGLSLWLGTASELAVRNHPEPVLRESTRVSGVVALETQATYDLGRWDTDVFVEYNFDLLGLAAAIGLDGRLLAFYGITELEDFDSPETLRYRAAVDMLGLMSHDDPPIFVRNENTPVSRPLTPDVAFHHPDHARAVHDRAVEVGVPVVAYAHGRDLVDPSGETVVDFSLRVLDVQAP
- the fghA gene encoding S-formylglutathione hydrolase, giving the protein MERIESHKQFGGVQEVYQHTSESLGGDARVGVYLPPQAAAGPCPVLYFLAGLTCTEQNFITKAGAQRFAAEHGIILVAPDTSPRGKGVPDDDAYDLGQGAGFYLNATQEPWATHFHMYDYVAQELPAWVAANFPVSDRRAIMGHSMGGHGALVVALKNPGMFRSASAFAPIVAPTQVPWGHKAFTAYLGEDTALWREWDTCELVATATEKVPLLVDQGTADNFLDAQLQPERLTAACERAQHPLTLRMQEGYDHSYYFISSFVGDHVAFHAQHLRG
- a CDS encoding HlyD family efflux transporter periplasmic adaptor subunit, producing the protein MSERASLRRNLRYLVYALLAVGFVAAVYTASQPKPQPVDTALVTQGRLVVVVEDDGRTRVSDRYTVSAPIAGSLARIALEPGDAVAADDVVAHLNAMEVGLLDPRARAQAEASLAAAVASQARVRAEVARAETAAQFAEREQARVDGLVNSGGVARAVVDRAHYEATSAQEALSSARFAARVADHEVRVVRASLSREGTDGDVLPLLSPVEGVVLRVFAESAGVVQAGQPLLEIGDPRRLEVVVDVLTTEAVAVEVGDSVELVRWGGEGSLHGRVRVKEPSAFTTRSALGVEEQRVRVVIELQDTPEARAGLADGYRVEARIEVDAADDVLRVPSSALFRDGDGWAAYVVRDGVARKVALTLGLENPDAAEVQSGLHEGDVVIVHPGDSIHDGALVTRRP
- a CDS encoding S-(hydroxymethyl)glutathione dehydrogenase/class III alcohol dehydrogenase; translation: MKSRAAVAFAAGKPLEIVEIDVAPPQKGEVLVKITHTGVCHTDAFTLSGDDPEGIFPAVLGHEGGGVVVEVGEGVTSLAKGDRVIPLYTAECRECKFCKSGKTNLCQAVRATQGKGLMPDGTSRFSYEGKPIFHYMGCSTFSEYTVVPEISLAKVNDQAPLEKVCLLGCGVTTGIGAVHNTAKVKAGDSVAVFGLGGIGLAVIVGAKQAQAGRIVAVDINPSKFELAKQLGATDCINPKDYDGRPIQEVIVELTDGGVDFSFECIGNVEVMRAALECCHKGWGESVIIGVAGAGQEIKTRPFQLVTGRVWRGTAFGGVRGRTELPGMVEQAMRGELDLDPFITHTLPLERINEAFDLMHAGESIRTVIHFDR